The sequence ACGCATATCGGCTTCACCCCCCTTTTTCGCTTCCCTCACCGGTCGGCTGATAATCCACCTTCATTCCCAGCGACAGTCCCATTCCCGCCAAGATCTCTTTGATCTCGTTCAATGATTTTCGACCGAAATTTTTCGTTCGAAGCATCTCGGATTCCGTTTTCTGGACCAGATCGCCGATCGTCTTGATGCTCGCGTTCTTCAAACAGTTGGCCGCGCGAACGGAAAGCTCGAGCTCATGCACGCTCCGGAACAGGTTTTTATTAAAATCCGTCTTTTTGTCGTCCACCGGCTCATGAACCGGTTCGATGGATTCATCAAAATTAATGAATATCGCCATATGGTCCTTAAGGATTTTTGCGGCATACGCCAAGGCATCGTCCGGCTTCACACCGCCGTCCGTCCAGATTTCCATGATCAATTTATCATAGTCGGTGATTCGGCCCACCCGCGCGTTTTCAACCGTAAAATTGACTTTCTTAATCGGGGAAAAAATGGAATCCACGGGGATGACCCCGATCGGCATCCCTTCCTCCTTATTTCGATCGGCCGGCACGTATCCGCTTCCGATGCGGATCACCATCTCCATATCCATATTCGCCTCTTTGTCGAGGGTGGCGATATGAAGATCGGGATTGAGAATCTCGACGTCCGCGTCATGAATAACGTCCTTGGCACGGGCTTCTCCCGGTCCTTTCTTCTTCAATCGGACGGTCTTGGACCGGTCGGTGTGAAGTTTGAAGCGGAGATTCTTTACATTCAGAATAATATCCGTTACGTCTTCCTTGACTCCGGGGATGGTTGAGAATTCGTGAAGGACGCCCTCGATCTTGACGGATGTCACCGCCGCCCCCGCGATGGAGGAAAGGAGAATTCTCCTTAGGGAATTCCCGATAGTTGCGCCGAAGCCGCGCTCAAACGGTTCGGCGAAAAATTTGCCGTAGGTGCCCGTCAGTGTTTCGGTTTCAATTTCCATCTTTTTGGGAATTTGGAAATCTTTCGTTCGAATAATCATAGTACCTCCTTGCCACGCCGCCTAAGACGGACGCATCTTTCGATTGCAACCGATGAAGGGAAAAGGCCCTCTCCGCTTTGGATCGTTAAAGAAGAATAATAAACGGTCATCTGGAATAGAGTTCCACCACCAATTGTTCATTCACCGGTATGTTCAGGTCATCCTTGGTCGGCATGGTTTTGACCCGGCCTTTGAAATTCCCCTTGTCAAGTTCCAGCCATTGGGGAATTCCCCGGCCCTCCGCGGACGTCAGAGAGGCCTGGACCTGCGGTAATTGACGGCTGGCCTGCTTCAGTTCAATGACATCGCCGTCTTTAACGAGAAACGACGCGATATCCACTTTCCGCCCGTTCACCCGAAAGTGGCCGTGGTTCACCATCTGCCGGGACTCCTTCCGGGATGAACAGAAGCCCATCCGGTAGACGACGTTATCGATCCTTCTCTCAAGCAGTTGGAGCAGGTTTTCACCCGTGATGCCTTTCTTTTGAGCGGCTTTCTTGAAATATCCGCTGAACTGGCGTTCCAAGAGTCCGTAAATCCTTTTCAGCTTTTGCTTCTCGCGCAACTGGATCTGATATTCGGAGATTCGGGGGCGGGCCTGCCCATGCTGACCCGGCGAATAGCTTCGCCGCTCGATGGCGCATTTTTCCGTAAAGCACCGGCTCCCTTTTAAAAATAATTTATTCCCTTCCCGCCGGCAGAGCCGGCAAACTGAACCGATATATCGTCCCACGTTTAATTCCCCTCCTTATTCATTTCATACCCGACGGCGCTTGGGAGGCCGACATCCGTTATGCGGAACGGGTGTCACATCTTTGATAAGATTGATCTTCAACCCGGCCGCCTGAAGCGCCCGAATCGCCGATTCTCGCCCCGACCCGGGCCCCTTGACGTAAACATCAATCTGTCGCATTCCGTGTTCTATCGCTTTCTTGGCGGCCACCTCCGCCGCCCGTTGCGCGGCGAACGGGGTGCTCTTCCTTGAGCCCTTGAACCCTTGATTGCCCGCGCTGGACCATACGAGGACGTTTCCGCTCATGTCGGTCACGGTTACAATCGTATTGTTGAAAGAGGCCTGAATATGCGCAACCCCGACCTGAACGATTTTCTTTTCGCGTTTTTTCCCTTTTTTACTTCCCATCCGTCCTCTCCTACGCCGTGGCTTCCGACTTCAGCTTGATGCCGATCGATTTCTTCGGACCCTTGCGGGTGCGCGCATTGGTTTTCGTCCGTTGCCCGCGAAGCGGCAGCCCCTTGCGATGCCGCAGCCCCCGGTAGCTCCCGATATCCATCAGCCGCTTGATGTTCATCGATACTTCTTTGCGGAGATCGCCTTCCACTTTATAATCCCGTTCGATGGTTTCCCGGAGCAGGACGATCTCGTCTTCCTTGAGGTCCTTCACGCGTTTATCCGGGCTCACCCCCGTCGTTTTAAGTATTCTTATCGAAGTCGAACGGCCGATTCCATAAATGTAGGTTAAACCGATCACGACTTTTTTGTCTCTGGGAAGATCCACTCCCGCAATTCTGGCCACATTGCCTCCTTTAAATCACCCGCCCGGACGCGGACCCGCACCGGAAACGGCCTGATTTTCTTTCACCCTATCCTTGACGCTGCTTGTGCCGGCGATTGGTGCAAATCACACGAACCACGCCCTTGCGGCGAATGACCTTGCATTTTGCACAGATCGCTTTGACTGAAGATCTCACCTTCATCGCTACACCGTTTGCTTAGGTATAAGGACCGCAGGCCGGGCCCGCGGGTATCTATTTGAACCGGTACGTGATTCTTCCGCGCGTCAGATCGTACGGCGAAAGCTCCACCGTCACCTTATCGCCCGGAAGAATCTTGATGAAGTGCATTCTCATCTTTCCGGAGATATGCGCCAAGACCCGGTGTCCGTTCTCCAGTTCCACTCGAAACATCGCATTGGGGAGGGTCTCCACAATCGTTCCCTGAACCTCAACCACGTCTTCCTTGGACATTCCTGTTCAGGCTCTCCCGTGATCGTTCGATGTTAATATCACCGGTCCGGCTTCGACAATGGCCACCGTATGCTCAAAATGAGCAGAAAGACTGCGGTCCTGTGTCACGGCCGTCCAGTGATCGCTCAGAATGCGAACACCCTCTTTTCCCATATTGACCATCGGTTCGATCGCCAAAACCATTCCTTCCTTAAGCCGGGGGCCCTGGCCGGGCTTGCCGAAATTAGGCAACTGGGGCTCCTCATGGAGCGACTGACCGATTCCGTGTCCAACAAAATCCTTCACAACCGAGTAACCGGCCGCTTCGACGTGCGTTTGAACGGCGTTGGAAATATCGGACAACCTGTTTCCGACCTTCATCTGTTCGATCCCCAAATACAGCGACTCCTCCGTCACCCGAATCAATCGTTGAGCGTCCGGCTCGATGTCGCCGACCGGCACCGTAACAGCCGCATCGCCGTAATAACCGTCGACAATGGCTCCGAGATCCAGCCCGATGATGTCTCCGGGCTGAAGTACCCGTTTGGAAGGAATCCCGTGTACGATTTCATCATTGACCGATGCGCAAAGGGTTGCCGGAAACCCCCGGTATCCCTTGAATGCCGGGCGACCTCCGCGTTTCCGAATCCCTTCCTCGGCCGTCCGATCCAGTTCCAGCGTCGTCACTCCGGGTTTCACTTGCGTCTTCAACTCCCGCAAAACCTCCGCCACGATTCGCCCTGCTTTTTCGATCTTGCGAACTTCCTCCGGCGATTTCAAAATAATCATGGTTATTGTAGGGGCTCACGTCGCCCCCTCCACCGGCCAAGCCGGATGGAGCCTCTCTCATTCGCTTCCGTTCGCTGGACGCTTATCCGACGGCTGCGGCGACCTTTCGATAGACCGTTTCGGGCGTTCCCGATCCGTCAATCCGCGCGAGGATCCCCTCGTCCTCGTAAAACCGGATGAGCGGCGACGTCTGCGATCGATAAACCTCCAGACGGCTGCGGATCGTCCCCGGCTGGTCATCGCTCCGCTGGATCAGCTTGCCGCCGCACCGGTCGCACCGATCCGGTTTCAGAGAGGGGCTGAATTCCAGATGATACACCGCCTGGCAATCCGGACAACTCCGTCGGCCCGACAAGCGTCGGATCAATTCCTCGTCCGACAATTCAAAATTCAGAACCCGGTCGATATTCAACTGGTCCTGACGGAGCATGGAAGCGAGGGCCCGGGCTTGCGGCACGGTTCTTGGAAAACCGTCCAGGATAAATCCTTCCCGGGCATCCGCCTCTTTCAACCGCTCCCGGATAATGCCGATCACCACTTCATCGGGAACCAGTTTCCCGCTGTCCATAAATGATTGGGCTTGAAGGCCCAGGGATGTTTTATTCTTCACCGCTTCGCGAAGAATATCCCCTGTTGAGATCTTCGGAATGCTACGCTGGACCGACAGCCGCTGGGCTTGCGTCCCCTTTCCCACACCCGGCGGACCCAGAAAAATCAGCCGCACGATGCACCTCGCCTATCCGGCCCTTCCCCTCAACCGGCCCTTGGACAGAAACCCTTCATAATGCCGGGTCAACATATGGGACTCGATCTGCTGTGCGGTGTCCAGACCCACGCCGATCACGATCAACAGCGACGTTCCGCCGAAGAAGAACGGCACCCCCATTTTATATATCAAAATTTCCGGTATGACGCAGACGGCCGCCAGATAAATCGCCCCGACAAACGTGATCCGGGTCAGGACCTGATAAATGTAGTCGGAGGTTCGCTGACCCGGCCGAATCCCGGGTATGAATCCTCCGTACTTTTTCATGTTATCGGCCATATCCACCGGATTCAATACCACCGCCGTATAAAAAAAGCAGAAGAAGACGATCATCCCCACGTACAAAAAGGTATAGAGTATCGATCCCGGAGCAAGTTGACGGGAAATGTCATGGACCCATGGAATTTGTATGAATCCCGTGATCGTGGCCGGAAAAGCGATGATCGAGGATGCAAAGATCGGCGGGATTACGCCCGCGGTATTGATTTTCAACGGAATATGCGTGCTCTGTCCGCCATAGACCCGTCTGCCGACGACACGTTTCGCGTATTGAACCGGAATTTTCCGGCGGGCGCTTTCCAGAAACACGATCGCCGACACGACCGCAACCATCAAAGCGGCCAGAACGATCAGGAAAAACAGGTTCAACTGTCCCGTATCGTAGAGTCGATAGGTGTTGATCACGGCCGACGGCATTCGAGCCACGATGCCCGAAAAGATAATCAACGAGATCCCGTTCCCGATTCCCCGCTCGGTAATTTGTTCGCCCAACCACATCAGGAAGGCCGTCCCGGCCGTCAGGGTGATCATCGTCATGATGCGAAAGGCAAAGCCCGGGTGCTGGACAAAAGATCCGTTGTTCATTCCCTCGAGACCGACCGAAATGCCGAAGGACTGGATTAACGAAATAACCACCGTCCCGTAGCGGGTATATTGAATGATTTTCTTGCGCCCCCGCTCGCCTTCCTTGGCCAGCTTCGAAAGCGT is a genomic window of Nitrospiria bacterium containing:
- the rpmJ gene encoding 50S ribosomal protein L36, with protein sequence MKVRSSVKAICAKCKVIRRKGVVRVICTNRRHKQRQG
- a CDS encoding DNA-directed RNA polymerase subunit alpha, producing the protein MIIRTKDFQIPKKMEIETETLTGTYGKFFAEPFERGFGATIGNSLRRILLSSIAGAAVTSVKIEGVLHEFSTIPGVKEDVTDIILNVKNLRFKLHTDRSKTVRLKKKGPGEARAKDVIHDADVEILNPDLHIATLDKEANMDMEMVIRIGSGYVPADRNKEEGMPIGVIPVDSIFSPIKKVNFTVENARVGRITDYDKLIMEIWTDGGVKPDDALAYAAKILKDHMAIFINFDESIEPVHEPVDDKKTDFNKNLFRSVHELELSVRAANCLKNASIKTIGDLVQKTESEMLRTKNFGRKSLNEIKEILAGMGLSLGMKVDYQPTGEGSEKGG
- the rpsD gene encoding 30S ribosomal protein S4; translated protein: MGRYIGSVCRLCRREGNKLFLKGSRCFTEKCAIERRSYSPGQHGQARPRISEYQIQLREKQKLKRIYGLLERQFSGYFKKAAQKKGITGENLLQLLERRIDNVVYRMGFCSSRKESRQMVNHGHFRVNGRKVDIASFLVKDGDVIELKQASRQLPQVQASLTSAEGRGIPQWLELDKGNFKGRVKTMPTKDDLNIPVNEQLVVELYSR
- the map gene encoding type I methionyl aminopeptidase; translation: MIILKSPEEVRKIEKAGRIVAEVLRELKTQVKPGVTTLELDRTAEEGIRKRGGRPAFKGYRGFPATLCASVNDEIVHGIPSKRVLQPGDIIGLDLGAIVDGYYGDAAVTVPVGDIEPDAQRLIRVTEESLYLGIEQMKVGNRLSDISNAVQTHVEAAGYSVVKDFVGHGIGQSLHEEPQLPNFGKPGQGPRLKEGMVLAIEPMVNMGKEGVRILSDHWTAVTQDRSLSAHFEHTVAIVEAGPVILTSNDHGRA
- the rpsM gene encoding 30S ribosomal protein S13, which translates into the protein MARIAGVDLPRDKKVVIGLTYIYGIGRSTSIRILKTTGVSPDKRVKDLKEDEIVLLRETIERDYKVEGDLRKEVSMNIKRLMDIGSYRGLRHRKGLPLRGQRTKTNARTRKGPKKSIGIKLKSEATA
- the rpsK gene encoding 30S ribosomal protein S11 encodes the protein MGSKKGKKREKKIVQVGVAHIQASFNNTIVTVTDMSGNVLVWSSAGNQGFKGSRKSTPFAAQRAAEVAAKKAIEHGMRQIDVYVKGPGSGRESAIRALQAAGLKINLIKDVTPVPHNGCRPPKRRRV
- a CDS encoding adenylate kinase, giving the protein MRLIFLGPPGVGKGTQAQRLSVQRSIPKISTGDILREAVKNKTSLGLQAQSFMDSGKLVPDEVVIGIIRERLKEADAREGFILDGFPRTVPQARALASMLRQDQLNIDRVLNFELSDEELIRRLSGRRSCPDCQAVYHLEFSPSLKPDRCDRCGGKLIQRSDDQPGTIRSRLEVYRSQTSPLIRFYEDEGILARIDGSGTPETVYRKVAAAVG
- the infA gene encoding translation initiation factor IF-1; protein product: MSKEDVVEVQGTIVETLPNAMFRVELENGHRVLAHISGKMRMHFIKILPGDKVTVELSPYDLTRGRITYRFK
- the secY gene encoding preprotein translocase subunit SecY, whose translation is MFERFIINLQNIFRIPELRHRILFTLGMLAVYRIGAHIPTPGINNEALAEFLAAQGGALLGFLDIFSGGALSRLTIFALGIMPYISASIILQLLTVVIPTLSKLAKEGERGRKKIIQYTRYGTVVISLIQSFGISVGLEGMNNGSFVQHPGFAFRIMTMITLTAGTAFLMWLGEQITERGIGNGISLIIFSGIVARMPSAVINTYRLYDTGQLNLFFLIVLAALMVAVVSAIVFLESARRKIPVQYAKRVVGRRVYGGQSTHIPLKINTAGVIPPIFASSIIAFPATITGFIQIPWVHDISRQLAPGSILYTFLYVGMIVFFCFFYTAVVLNPVDMADNMKKYGGFIPGIRPGQRTSDYIYQVLTRITFVGAIYLAAVCVIPEILIYKMGVPFFFGGTSLLIVIGVGLDTAQQIESHMLTRHYEGFLSKGRLRGRAG